From one Musa acuminata AAA Group cultivar baxijiao chromosome BXJ2-6, Cavendish_Baxijiao_AAA, whole genome shotgun sequence genomic stretch:
- the LOC103989609 gene encoding chaperone protein dnaJ C76, chloroplastic: MAQLLAPVRAGLLLDFPNMPSPTRSLAAADRSRTHRHHRRCSRRWQNRDFRIAAAATAAAEGFSSRDDVADDYYAVLGLLPDATPRQIKKAYYNCMKSCHPDLRGNAPDVNNFCMFVNEVYAVLGDPVQRMVYDEIHGYAATAVNPFLDDSAPKDHAFVDEFSCIGCKNCANVAPDVFQIEEEYGRARVCCQSGNPDLVQEAIDTCPVDCIHWTSAAQLSLLEDEMRRVERVNVGLMLAGMGSSSTDVFRMASTRWDKRQAKVLEKAKIRVTKQRENDKSGSWSNIWGVPKNYASTEEAAVKERAKRAAAAARRWREYSRRGADRPPTYKLPETISSKES, from the exons ATGGCCCAATTGCTCGCGCCGGTGCGCGCCGGCTTGCTCCTCGACTTCCCCAATATGCCGTCCCCGACGCGGAGCCTAGCGGCCGCCGACCGTTCGAGAACCCACCGCCACCACCGTCGGTGCAGCCGGCGGTGGCAGAACAGGGACTTCAGGATCGCCGCCGCAGCGACGGCGGCTGCCGAAGGTTTCTCCTCGCGGGATGATGTCGCCGATGATTACTACGCGGTTCTTGGGCTG TTGCCAGATGCCACTCCTCGGCAGATAAAGAAAGCTTATTACAATTGCATGAAATCATGCCATCCAGACTTGAGGGGGAATGCTCCGGATGTTAATAACTTCTGCATGTTCGTCAATGAGGTCTATGCG GTGCTCGGTGATCCTGTGCAGCGAATGGTGTATGATGAAATTCATGGATACGCGGCAACTGCTGTCAATCCTTTCTTGGATGATAGTGCTCCAAAGGATCATGCATTTGTTGATGAGTTTAGTTGCATAG GGTGCAAAAACTGTGCTAATGTGGCCCCAGATGTGTTTCAGATTGAGGAAGAGTATGGGCGAGCAAGAGTTTGCTGCCAATCAGGGAATCCTGACTTAGTTCAGGAAGCAATTGATACTTG TCCAGTTGATTGCATTCACTGGACTTCTGCTGCACAGCTTTCCCTCCTTGAAGATGAAATGCGCAGAGTGGAGAGAGTGAAT GTGGGGCTTATGCTTGCTGGAATGGGGAGCTCATCCACTGATGTGTTCAGAATG GCAAGTACACGATGGGATAAGCGCCAAGCAAAAGTGTTG GAAAAGGCTAAGATACGggtaacgaaacagagagagaacgATAAGAGTGGGTCTTGGAGTAATATTTGGGGGGTGCCAAAGAATTACGCAAGTACAG AGGAAGCAGCAGTGAAGGAGAGAGCCAAGAGAGCTGCAGCGGCAGCCAGAAGGTGGAGAGAATATTCGAGAAGGGGAGCCGATCGACCTCCGACGTACAAACTTCCAGAGACAATTTCTAGCAAGGAATCCTGA
- the LOC135615705 gene encoding cellulose synthase A catalytic subunit 4 [UDP-forming]-like → MMESGVPLCSTCGEPVGLSSADKEEAFVACQGCNYPLCSACLEDEIREGRESCLRCGKPYVRNVTEKATEESSNHEASGVRLRTAGHVHDHQENGGHVRNSSSLSMVESEVNGESGNPLWKNRVDSWMEKKSKKKTSKKADKAQIPVEQQMEDQESPEAGQPLSRIIPLSPNKLTPYRAVIIMRLIVLGLFFNYRVTNPVDSAYGLWLTSVICEIWFAVSWVLDQFPKWSPINRQTYIDRLSARYEKEGEESHLAPVDFFVSTVDPLKEPPLITGNTVLSILSVDYPVEKVSCYVSDDGSSMLTFESLVETAEFARKWVPFCKKYSIEPRAPEFYFSQKIDYLKDKIQPSFVKERRAMKRDYEEYKVRINALVAKAQKTPEEGWIMQDGTQWPGNNPRDHPGMIQVFLGHSGAHDIEGNELPRLVYVSREKRPGYQHHKKAGAMNALVRVSAILTNAPFILNLDCDHYVNNSKAVREAMCFMMDPEVCRDVCYVQFPQRFDGIDRSDRYANRNIVFFDVNMKGLDGIQGPVYVGTGCVFNRQAMYGYGPPSLPVLPKSSFCSSFCCCCRRSKKAPDDQNDVYRDARREDLDSAIFNLKEINNYDEYERSQLISQTSFEKTFGQSSVFIESTLMEYGGVPESANPSTLINEAIHVISCGYEEKTHWGKEIGWIYGSVTEDILTGFKMHCRGWRSIYCMPSRPAFKGSAPINLSDRLHQVLRWALGSVEIFLSRHCPLWYGYGGGRLKWLQRLAYINTIVYPFTSLPLIAYCSLPAICLLTGKFIIPTLSNIASVWFLGLFISIILTSVLELRWSGVGIEDWWRNEQFWVIGGVSAHLFAVFQGFLKMLAGIDTNFTVTAKATDDTDFGELYVFKWTTVLIPPTTILVVNFVGVVAGFSDALNSGYESWGPLFGKVFFALWVILHLYPFLKGLMGRQNRTPTIVVLWSVLLASVFSLLWVKIDPFISNSGATKSENCASINC, encoded by the exons ATGATGGAGTCCGGAGTCCCTCTCTGCAGCACCTGCGGCGAGCCCGTGGGGTTGTCATCTGCGGACAAGGAGGAGGCCTTTGTGGCTTGCCAGGGTTGCAACTACCCTCTTTGCTCCGCCTGCCTCGAGGATGAGATCAGGGAGGGGCGCGAGAGCTGCCTTCGCTGTGGGAAGCCTTACGTTCGCAACGTGACGG AAAAGGCGACTGAGGAGAGCAGCAATCACGAGGCTTCAGGTGTGAGATTGAGAACCGCAGGCCATGTCCATGATCACCAG GAAAATGGAGGTCATGTTAGAAACTCGAGTAGTCTCTCCATGGTTGAAAGTG AGGTAAATGGTGAATCTGGGAACCCATTATGGAAAAACAGAGTGGACAGTTGGATGGAGAAAAAGAGTAAGAAAAAAACTTCAAAGAAGGCCGACAAAGCTCAAATTCCAGTAGAACAGCAGATGGAAGACCAAGA GTCTCCAGAAGCTGGACAGCCACTTTCAAGGATCATTCCACTATCACCTAATAAGTTGACTCCATATAGAGCTGTGATCATAATGAGATTGATAGTTCTTGGGCTTTTCTTCAATTACAGAGTAACCAATCCTGTTGATAGTGCTTATGGTCTATGGCTAACGTCGGTCATATGCGAGATTTGGTTTGCAGTCTCTTGGGTATTGGATCAATTTCCCAAATGGTCACCTATCAATAGACAGACATATATTGACAGGCTATCTGCAAG ATATGAAAAGGAAGGAGAAGAGTCACATCTGGCTCCTGTAGACTTTTTTGTCAGTACTGTTGATCCACTAAAAGAACCACCATTGATTACTGGCAACAccgtgctttcaattctttctgtGGACTACCCTGTTGAGAAAGTTTCTTGCTACGTATCTGATGATGGATCCTCAATGCTTACTTTTGAATCTCTTGTTGAAACTGCGGAGTTTGCTAGAAAATGGGTTCCATTCTGTAAGAAATATTCAATCGAACCACGGGCACCTGAGTTCTATTTTTCTCAGAAGATTGATTATTTGAAAGATAAAATACAGCCATCTTTTGTCAAGGAGAGGAGAGCAATGAAA AGAGACTATGAAGAATACAAGGTGAGAATAAATGCTTTGGTTGCCAAGGCTCAGAAAACACCTGAAGAGGGCTGGATCATGCAAGATGGAACACAATGGCCAGGAAATAATCCACGAGACCACCCTGGCATGATTCAG GTTTTCCTCGGACATAGTGGTGCCCATGACATAGAAGGAAATGAACTTCCTCGGTTAGTTTATGTTTCAAGAGAGAAGAGACCTGGATACCAGCATCATAAAAAAGCTGGGGCCATGAATGCTCTG GTTCGGGTCTCTGCAATTCTTACAAATGCCCCCTTCATTCTTAACCTTGATTGTGATCACTATGTTAATAACAGCAAAGCAGTCCGTGAAGCAATGTGTTTCATGATGGACCCAGAAGTTTGTAGAGATGTCTGTTATGTTCAATTCCCTCAGAGATTTGATGGTATAGATCGGAGTGATCGATATGCAAATAGGAATATTGTCTTCTTTGAT GTAAACATGAAAGGGCTTGACGGCATCCAAGGACCAGTATATGTGGGAACTGGGTGTGTTTTCAATAGGCAAGCGATGTATGGGTATGGACCACCATCTTTGCCAGTCTTGCCGAAGTCCTCATTTTGTTCTTCATTCTGCTGCTGTTGCCGCCGTTCTAAAAAAGCTCCTGATGACCAAAATGATGTTTATCGAGATGCCAGGCGTGAAGACCTCGATTCTGCCATATTTAATCTAAAAGAAATCAACA ATTATGATGAATATGAAAGGTCCCAATTGATCTCCCAAACGAGTTTCGAGAAGACCTTTGGGCAGTCTTCAGTTTTTATCGAGTCGACTTTAATGGAGTATGGAGGAGTGCCTGAATCTGCAAATCCATCAACTTTGATCAATGAAGCAATTCATGTCATTAGCTGTGGATATGAGGAGAAAACACACTGGGGAAAGGAG ATTGGCTGGATATATGGATCTGTCACGGAAGATATTTTAACAGGTTTCAAAATGCACTGCCGTGGCTGGAGGTCAATTTACTGCATGCCTTCAAGGCCTGCTTTCAAAGGATCTGCTCCAATCAACCTCTCTGATCGTTTGCATCAGGTTCTTCGTTGGGCTCTTGGCTCTGTTGAGATCTTCCTTAGCCGACATTGCCCGCTTTGGTATGGATACGGAGGTGGCCGTCTTAAATGGCTTCAAAGATTGGCTTATATAAACACCATTGTCTATCCATTTACATCACTTCCACTTATTGCTTACTGCTCGTTACCAGCCATTTGTCTTCTTACTGGGAAGTTTATCATTCCTACG CTTTCCAACATTGCAAGTGTCTGGTTTCTTGGTCTATTCATATCCATCATCTTGACGAGTGTTCTTGAGCTGCGATGGAGTGGTGTGGGTATCGAGGACTGGTGGCGTAATGAGCAGTTCTGGGTGATTGGAGGCGTCTCTGCACATCTCTTTGCTGTTTTCCAAGGATTTCTAAAGATGCTGGCAGGCATCGACACCAACTTCACTGTAACTGCCAAGGCTACTGATGATACCGACTTTGGTGAGCTCTATGTGTTCAAGTGGACAACTGTATTGATACCTCCAACAACCATTCTAGTCGTCAACTTTGTCGGTGTGGTTGCTGGATTTTCTGACGCACTGAACAGCGGTTATGAATCCTGGGGCCCACTTTTTGGGAAAGTATTCTTTGCACTGTGGGTGATCCTCCATCTGTATCCATTCCTGAAAGGTCTCATGGGGAGGCAGAACCGAACACCGACCATTGTGGTGCTGTGGTCAGTGCTATTGGCTTCAGTTTTCTCACTTTTGTGGGTGAAGATTGATCCATTCATAAGCAACTCAGGTGCTACTAAGTCTGAGAATTGTGCTTCCATCAACTGCTAA
- the LOC135615704 gene encoding ras-related protein Rab11D-like, translating to MAGSWAEDDYDYLFKLVLIGDSGVGKSNLLSRFTKNEFNLESKSTIGVEFATRSISVDGKVLKAQIWDTAGQERYRAITSAYYRGAVGALLVYDVTRRATFENVSRWLRELKDHTDPNIVVMLIGNKSDLRHLVAVPTEDGKGYAERESLYFMETSALEATNVDNAFAEVLSQIYRIVSKRAVEAGDDAASSSVPSKGERINVKDDASTQKKLGCCST from the exons atggcGGGGTCCTGGGCGGAGGACGACTACGACTACCTGTTCAAGTTGGTGCTGATCGGGGACTCCGGGGTGGGCAAGTCCAACCTCCTCTCCCGCTTCACAAAGAACGAGTTCAACCTCGAGTCCAAGTCCACCATCGGAGTCGAGTTCGCAACCCGCAGCATCTCCGTCGACGGCAAGGTCCTCAAGGCCCAGATTTGGGACACCGCCGGCCAAGAGCG GTACCGTGCCATAACAAGTGCTTACTACCGTGGAGCCGTGGGTGCCTTGCTTGTTTATGATGTCACTAGGCGCGCCACATTTGAGAATGTTTCGCGTTGGCTGAGAGAGCTGAAGGACCACACGGATCCTAACATAGTTGTCATGCTGATCGGGAACAAGTCAGATCTCCGTCACCTTGTTGCTGTTCCAACTGAAGATGGCAAGGGTTATGCGGAGAGAGAATCCTTATATTTTATGGAAACATCTGCACTGGAAGCAACAAATGTAGACAATGCATTTGCAGAAGTCCTGAGTCAGATTTACCGAATTGTCAGCAAGAGAGCAGTCGAGGCAGGTGATGATGCAGCATCTTCTTCTGTTCCTAGTAAAGGTGAGAGAATAAATGTGAAAGATGATGCTTCTACACAGAAGAAACTTGGTTGCTGTTCAACTTAG